From Enhydrobacter sp., the proteins below share one genomic window:
- the rnhA gene encoding ribonuclease HI, producing the protein MTGHPEVEIFTDGACSGNPGPGGWAAILRIGERERAISGGDPATTNNRMELMGAISGLEALKRPCRVRLFTDSTYVKDGVTKWIHGWKKNGWRTADRKPVKNVELWQRLDAARASHRIDWIWVRGHAGHPENERADQLARREIEKLRA; encoded by the coding sequence GTGACCGGCCATCCCGAGGTCGAGATCTTCACCGACGGCGCCTGCAGCGGCAATCCCGGTCCCGGCGGCTGGGCGGCGATCCTGCGCATCGGCGAACGCGAGCGCGCAATCTCGGGCGGCGATCCGGCGACGACCAACAACCGCATGGAGCTGATGGGCGCCATCTCGGGGCTCGAGGCGCTGAAACGACCGTGCCGGGTGAGGCTCTTCACCGACAGTACCTACGTGAAGGACGGCGTCACCAAGTGGATCCACGGCTGGAAGAAGAACGGCTGGCGCACCGCCGACAGGAAGCCGGTGAAGAACGTCGAACTGTGGCAGCGCCTCGATGCCGCCCGCGCCTCGCATCGCATCGATTGGATATGGGTGCGCGGGCACGCCGGTCATCCCGAGAACGAGCGTGCCGACCAGCTCGCGCGCCGCGAGATCGAGAAGCTGCGGGCCTAG
- a CDS encoding homoserine kinase, translating to MAVYTEVSDGELEAFLGEYDIGEAESFKGIAEGVENTNYVLATSRGRYMVTLYEKRVEPRDLPFFLGLMDHLAGRGIDCPRPIHGRDGNALRQLAGRPAAITTFLQGMWPRRMTVRHCAQVGEALAALHLAGRDFALKRPNALSVAGWRPLYDGCRGHIDRGLDAELAAEIDLFEKRWPTDLPAGVIHADLFNDNVFFLHDKLSGIIDFYFACNDFLAYDVAICVNAWCFESDNSFNATKARALLQAYDRVRPLNDDERRTLPLLARGSALRFLLTRLYDWTHTPADALVKRKDPNEYLVKLRFHRGAASLADYGL from the coding sequence ATGGCGGTCTACACGGAGGTCAGCGACGGGGAACTCGAGGCGTTTCTCGGCGAATACGACATCGGCGAGGCCGAATCGTTCAAGGGCATCGCCGAGGGCGTGGAGAACACCAACTACGTGCTGGCGACGAGCCGGGGCCGGTACATGGTCACGCTCTACGAGAAGCGCGTCGAGCCGCGCGACCTGCCGTTCTTCCTCGGCCTGATGGACCATCTCGCGGGACGCGGCATCGACTGCCCGCGGCCGATCCACGGCCGGGACGGCAACGCGCTGCGCCAGCTGGCCGGCAGGCCGGCCGCCATCACGACGTTCCTGCAGGGCATGTGGCCACGCCGCATGACGGTGCGGCATTGCGCGCAGGTGGGCGAGGCGCTGGCCGCGCTTCACCTCGCTGGCCGCGACTTCGCTCTCAAGCGGCCCAACGCTTTGTCGGTCGCGGGCTGGCGCCCGCTCTACGACGGCTGTCGCGGCCACATCGACCGCGGATTGGACGCGGAACTCGCCGCCGAGATCGACCTGTTCGAGAAGCGCTGGCCGACCGACCTGCCGGCCGGCGTGATCCACGCCGATCTCTTCAACGACAACGTCTTCTTCCTGCACGACAAGCTGTCGGGGATCATCGACTTCTACTTCGCCTGCAACGACTTCCTCGCCTACGACGTGGCGATCTGCGTCAACGCCTGGTGCTTCGAGAGCGACAATTCCTTCAACGCGACCAAGGCCCGCGCCCTGCTGCAGGCCTACGACCGGGTGCGGCCCCTGAACGACGACGAGCGCCGCACGCTGCCGCTGCTTGCCCGCGGCTCGGCGCTGCGCTTCCTGCTGACACGCCTCTACGACTGGACGCACACACCGGCCGACGCCCTGGTCAAGCGCAAGGACCCCAACGAGTACCTCGTCAAGCTCCGGTTCCATCGCGGGGCGGCTTCACTGGCCGACTACGGGCTGTGA
- the ispH gene encoding 4-hydroxy-3-methylbut-2-enyl diphosphate reductase → MTDPKKKLTILLASPRGFCAGVDRAIQIVERAIERYGRPVYVRHEIVHNRFVVESLEAKGAVFVDELDEVPDDRPVVFSAHGVPKSVPAEAGRRKLLYVDATCPLVSKVHREAERHHDAGRTVVLIGHAGHPEVIGTMGQLPQGSVLLVEDVAQAETLRVDDAEKLAYATQTTLSVDDTIEIVAALRRRFPAIQGPKMEDICYATTNRQAAVKAIAGQCDALVVIGAPNSSNSMRLVEVAANYGCPRARLVQRAADMDWQWLGDAQRLGVTAGASAPELLVDELIEACRARYDVSVEELRTTEESVVFKLPRVLVA, encoded by the coding sequence ATGACCGACCCGAAGAAGAAGCTCACGATCCTGCTCGCCAGCCCGCGCGGCTTCTGCGCCGGCGTCGATCGTGCCATCCAGATCGTCGAACGCGCCATCGAGCGGTACGGCCGCCCGGTCTATGTCCGCCATGAGATCGTGCACAATCGCTTCGTCGTCGAGAGTCTCGAGGCCAAGGGCGCGGTGTTCGTCGACGAGCTCGACGAGGTCCCCGACGACCGGCCGGTGGTCTTCTCCGCACACGGCGTGCCCAAATCGGTGCCGGCCGAGGCCGGTCGCCGCAAGCTGCTCTATGTCGACGCGACCTGCCCGCTGGTCTCCAAGGTCCATCGCGAAGCCGAGCGCCATCACGACGCCGGTCGCACGGTCGTGCTGATCGGCCATGCCGGCCATCCCGAGGTGATCGGCACGATGGGCCAGCTGCCGCAGGGCTCGGTGCTGCTGGTCGAGGACGTGGCGCAGGCCGAAACGCTGCGGGTCGACGACGCCGAGAAGCTCGCCTACGCCACCCAGACCACGCTCTCGGTCGACGACACGATCGAGATCGTGGCGGCGCTGCGCCGCCGCTTCCCGGCGATCCAGGGCCCCAAGATGGAGGACATCTGCTACGCCACGACCAATCGCCAGGCCGCCGTGAAGGCGATCGCCGGGCAATGCGACGCGCTGGTCGTGATCGGCGCGCCGAATTCGTCCAACTCCATGCGTCTGGTCGAGGTCGCCGCCAACTACGGCTGCCCGCGGGCGCGACTGGTGCAGCGGGCGGCCGACATGGACTGGCAGTGGCTGGGTGACGCGCAGCGGCTCGGCGTCACTGCGGGCGCCTCGGCGCCGGAACTGCTGGTCGACGAACTGATAGAGGCCTGCCGCGCGCGCTACGACGTCTCGGTCGAGGAGCTCCGCACGACCGAGGAGAGCGTGGTGTTCAAGCTGCCGCGCGTGCTGGTGGCCTGA
- a CDS encoding CDGSH iron-sulfur domain-containing protein produces MTGPVVAARAPAKVALEAGKDYWWCACGRSANQPFCDGSHKGSGFAPIKYTAPKSGDYWLCQCKHSSKKPLCDGTHKSLA; encoded by the coding sequence ATGACGGGACCGGTCGTCGCCGCCAGGGCGCCCGCCAAGGTGGCGCTGGAAGCGGGCAAGGACTACTGGTGGTGCGCCTGCGGCCGGAGCGCGAACCAGCCGTTCTGCGACGGCAGCCACAAGGGCAGCGGTTTCGCGCCGATCAAGTACACGGCGCCCAAGTCGGGAGATTATTGGTTGTGTCAGTGCAAGCATTCCAGCAAGAAGCCGTTGTGCGACGGCACTCACAAATCGCTCGCATGA